Proteins from a genomic interval of Sulfurimonas sp. HSL3-2:
- a CDS encoding lytic transglycosylase domain-containing protein codes for MKLWILLLSTLLSAQITLEQISSKPPSRAKNFLIWQFLKQDITPKEADAAFDQVHNVDTKLFLTYAKKSDSEDIKYVARCMTLKIDELLKTSDDNCLQIAISPAKATYFTKSQRKKLVNRVFVKSTKSYLEIMSSDMNEKTLLNYTPSQVLTVMIDTGKKFRETNFNRVYSKKFMDHISKSWKISRLIDLVVMNDSMDKLQKSLMLLDGEKLTSGANFMLAMNYLKHHDKKEALKYLDLSFNKAHLRIDRDKAIFWKYLITDEKRYLKQISLSMDINVYILYAKEVLHMDVQNYFTGKQSSLIDVPEDKDITDPFVWLDIRNIIKKAPRQNLFKMADHYSKQNLLPIKAFMLERAYSYKMHGYIMPYTEQTDHMSKDDRAFMYALMRQESHFIPSAISSSYALGLMQLMPFLVDSLKHSMPNKITSYSDMFEPKNNISYAAKHLKWLDTQLDNPLLKAYAYNAGLGFVKKYIRSGKFTDKKYEPFLSMDTMSNVESREYGKKVLANYVMYKKIMGDNISIVHLFDTLKAENQKNRFSK; via the coding sequence ATGAAACTCTGGATCCTGCTTCTTAGCACCCTGCTTTCTGCTCAGATCACTCTTGAGCAGATAAGTTCAAAGCCCCCTTCACGCGCAAAAAACTTTCTTATCTGGCAATTTTTAAAACAGGATATCACTCCAAAAGAAGCAGATGCTGCCTTTGATCAAGTACACAACGTCGATACAAAACTATTTTTGACCTATGCAAAAAAAAGTGACTCCGAAGATATAAAATATGTAGCAAGATGTATGACTTTAAAAATCGATGAACTTCTAAAGACCAGTGATGACAACTGCTTGCAGATAGCCATCTCTCCTGCAAAAGCAACATATTTTACAAAGTCTCAGCGAAAAAAACTCGTTAACAGAGTCTTTGTAAAAAGTACAAAGAGCTATCTTGAGATCATGAGTTCGGACATGAATGAAAAGACTCTTTTAAACTACACACCTTCACAGGTACTGACTGTTATGATCGATACCGGTAAAAAATTTAGAGAGACGAATTTCAACCGTGTATACAGTAAAAAGTTTATGGATCATATATCTAAGTCCTGGAAAATATCAAGGTTGATAGACCTCGTAGTCATGAACGACTCGATGGACAAACTGCAAAAATCACTTATGCTGCTTGATGGCGAAAAACTCACTTCAGGTGCTAATTTTATGCTTGCGATGAACTATCTTAAGCATCATGATAAAAAAGAAGCATTAAAGTACCTTGATCTCTCATTTAACAAAGCGCATCTGCGCATAGACAGAGATAAAGCAATATTTTGGAAATACCTCATAACAGACGAGAAGAGATACCTTAAGCAGATCTCTTTAAGCATGGATATAAATGTATATATCCTTTATGCAAAAGAGGTCTTGCATATGGATGTACAAAACTACTTTACGGGGAAACAGTCATCACTCATAGATGTACCTGAAGATAAGGATATTACAGATCCTTTTGTTTGGCTGGATATTAGAAACATCATTAAAAAAGCTCCAAGACAAAATCTTTTTAAGATGGCAGACCACTACAGTAAACAAAACCTTTTACCGATCAAAGCTTTTATGCTTGAACGAGCTTATTCCTACAAGATGCACGGTTATATCATGCCGTATACTGAACAGACCGACCATATGTCTAAAGACGACCGTGCATTTATGTATGCGTTAATGCGTCAAGAGAGCCATTTCATACCATCTGCCATATCATCTTCATACGCGCTTGGACTGATGCAGCTAATGCCTTTTTTAGTCGACAGTCTCAAACACTCGATGCCGAACAAGATCACAAGTTACAGCGATATGTTTGAACCGAAAAACAATATCTCTTACGCGGCAAAACATCTAAAATGGCTTGATACACAGTTAGACAACCCTCTTTTAAAAGCTTACGCATACAATGCGGGTCTCGGTTTTGTAAAAAAATATATAAGATCAGGAAAGTTTACGGATAAAAAATATGAACCGTTTTTAAGTATGGATACGATGTCGAATGTGGAGAGCCGCGAGTATGGGAAAAAAGTCTTGGCAAACTATGTGATGTATAAAAAGATAATGGGCGACAATATCTCTATTGTTCATCTTTTTGATACGTTAAAGGCTGAGAATCAGAAGAACCGCTTTTCAAAATAA
- a CDS encoding YggT family protein, with translation MSELVIGLGGILVGLVNLYIWVVIIAAILTWVNPDPNNPIVQILYRLTEPAYKLTRRYIPTVFNGIDLAPLIIVIALQIVIVLIQALIRSLFY, from the coding sequence ATGAGTGAACTTGTCATAGGACTCGGCGGTATTTTAGTAGGTCTTGTAAACCTTTATATCTGGGTAGTCATCATCGCTGCTATCCTGACTTGGGTCAATCCTGATCCGAACAATCCGATCGTACAGATCTTATACCGTCTGACAGAGCCGGCATATAAGCTTACAAGACGCTATATTCCTACCGTATTTAACGGCATCGATCTTGCACCGCTGATCATCGTGATCGCACTTCAGATCGTAATCGTTCTTATTCAGGCGCTTATAAGAAGTCTGTTCTACTAA
- the gltX gene encoding glutamate--tRNA ligase, with protein MLRFAPSPTGDMHIGNLRVALFNYIVSKQRDEALMVRIEDTDKERNIEGKDKEILDILGVFGIEYKELIYQSNNFRFHSMMALQLLHDKKAFNCFCKPETLEKKREEAKEAKKAYRYDGACAELSAEETIDNPNPFVVRLKKPEKEIVINDLIKGKITFSPDEIDSFIIMRQDKTPTYNFACAVDDMLGDISLVIRGEDHMSNTPKQVAIRNALGYDKNIEYAHLPIILNDEGKKMSKRDNASSVKWMFEEGYLPSAIANYLILIGNKTPKEIFTLAEAIEWFDINSISKAPARFDMTKLKFINREHLKMLDAKELSRYVGFADDDIGKVAKIFLDEISTLKELREKISPIFAEKEIPEEFEEAAQKIIEVVKNAPYFEEFDAFKSYIIEQTGLKGKNFFKPLRLLLTGAEHGPELSDLYPYLKNYIKEIVK; from the coding sequence ATGTTACGATTTGCCCCAAGTCCAACCGGTGATATGCATATTGGTAATCTTCGTGTTGCCCTGTTTAACTATATAGTTTCCAAACAAAGAGATGAAGCATTAATGGTTCGTATCGAGGACACCGATAAAGAGCGTAATATCGAGGGTAAAGATAAAGAGATACTAGATATTCTAGGCGTATTCGGCATAGAGTATAAAGAGTTGATCTATCAAAGTAATAACTTCAGATTCCATAGTATGATGGCACTGCAACTGCTTCACGATAAAAAAGCTTTTAACTGTTTTTGTAAGCCTGAGACATTAGAGAAAAAAAGAGAAGAAGCAAAAGAAGCAAAAAAAGCATACCGTTATGACGGTGCCTGTGCAGAACTTTCTGCTGAAGAGACTATAGACAATCCGAATCCTTTCGTTGTCCGTCTCAAAAAACCTGAGAAAGAGATCGTAATAAACGACCTTATCAAAGGCAAGATCACATTTTCACCGGATGAGATCGACAGTTTCATCATCATGCGTCAAGACAAAACACCTACTTACAACTTTGCATGTGCCGTTGACGATATGCTGGGAGATATCTCTCTGGTTATCCGCGGTGAAGACCATATGAGCAACACGCCAAAACAAGTAGCGATCAGAAATGCTCTTGGGTATGACAAAAACATCGAATACGCACATCTTCCTATTATCCTTAACGATGAGGGTAAAAAGATGAGTAAGCGAGATAACGCTTCAAGTGTCAAGTGGATGTTTGAAGAGGGGTATCTTCCGTCTGCAATAGCAAACTATCTCATCCTTATAGGGAATAAGACTCCAAAAGAGATCTTCACGTTAGCTGAGGCTATAGAGTGGTTTGACATAAACTCTATATCAAAAGCCCCTGCCCGTTTTGATATGACAAAACTAAAATTTATCAACCGCGAACACCTGAAGATGCTGGACGCAAAAGAGCTTTCACGTTACGTCGGATTTGCAGATGATGATATCGGTAAAGTAGCAAAGATCTTTCTTGATGAGATAAGTACACTCAAAGAATTAAGAGAAAAGATCTCACCTATCTTTGCTGAAAAAGAGATCCCAGAAGAGTTTGAAGAAGCTGCACAAAAGATCATTGAGGTCGTAAAAAATGCTCCTTATTTCGAAGAGTTCGATGCGTTTAAATCTTACATCATAGAGCAAACAGGGCTAAAGGGCAAAAACTTTTTCAAGCCACTTCGTCTGCTGCTGACAGGTGCAGAACACGGTCCGGAACTTTCTGATCTTTACCCGTACCTTAAAAACTATATTAAGGAGATCGTAAAATGA
- a CDS encoding response regulator, which yields MSSIDLVQLTEQTKKLTAMVVEDEAVANELLSSTFKNFFSEVTSAFNGKDALEMYERLMPDIVFLDIIMPEMDGIELSRRIREINPNQIVIIISASNDIQKISESIEIGVNSFIQKPIDTKKIIELISNIVAMINKKKKIETKTFSISLPLDLYEMVDENAKAESISKNAVIIRALRTFYND from the coding sequence ATGTCAAGTATAGATTTAGTACAACTAACTGAACAAACTAAAAAATTGACAGCCATGGTCGTAGAAGACGAAGCTGTAGCAAATGAACTTTTAAGTTCGACATTCAAAAACTTTTTTTCAGAAGTCACATCTGCATTTAACGGTAAAGATGCTTTAGAGATGTATGAAAGGTTAATGCCGGATATCGTTTTTTTAGATATCATCATGCCTGAAATGGACGGGATCGAGCTTTCTCGCCGCATCCGTGAGATCAATCCAAACCAGATCGTCATCATCATATCTGCAAGCAACGATATTCAAAAAATATCTGAGTCTATCGAGATCGGTGTAAACAGTTTCATCCAAAAACCGATCGATACGAAGAAAATCATCGAGCTTATTTCAAACATCGTTGCGATGATAAACAAAAAGAAAAAGATAGAAACTAAAACATTTTCAATCTCTCTTCCTTTAGACCTTTATGAGATGGTAGATGAAAATGCAAAAGCTGAAAGCATCTCTAAAAACGCTGTAATCATAAGAGCACTGAGAACCTTTTACAACGACTAA
- a CDS encoding citrate synthase: MKTVTLTNNQNGKSYEFEILSATAGEDVIDIRTLFKKTGMFTYDPGFTSTASCSSSITYIDGEKGRLTYRGYEISDLATNKDYLDVCYLLLTSELPSQKEKTAFDLELRKRSFVHEGIKNLFEAFPDKAHPMAMMASAISALSTFYSEHLNINNEDEYQVMARRIIAKIPTLAAFCHRRSYGLPFIYPDLDRSFTENFLYMMRAYPSCELEIPEVEVRALDTIFTLHADHEQNASTSIVRGVASTGAHPYAAISAGVNALWGRAHGGANESVIAQLEYIGDVDNVDEFIKKAKDPNDKFKLMGFGHRVYKNFDPRAQILKSLLDELNTELGIDNKLLRIAQKIEEIALTDEYFIQRKLYPNIDFYSGLILTALKIPKPMFPIIFVIGRTIGWITQWIEIKHDKEMKIARPRQLYVGKTNQKI, encoded by the coding sequence GTGAAAACCGTTACCCTTACAAACAATCAAAATGGCAAAAGTTATGAGTTTGAGATACTAAGTGCAACGGCAGGAGAAGATGTCATCGACATCAGGACCCTATTTAAAAAGACCGGTATGTTTACCTATGACCCGGGGTTTACTTCAACGGCCAGCTGCAGCTCTTCCATCACCTATATAGACGGTGAAAAAGGAAGACTCACCTATAGAGGGTATGAGATAAGCGATCTTGCCACGAACAAAGACTATCTTGATGTCTGTTATCTTTTACTGACATCAGAACTGCCTTCTCAAAAAGAGAAGACTGCATTTGATCTGGAACTTAGAAAAAGATCTTTCGTACATGAGGGGATAAAAAATCTTTTTGAAGCATTTCCAGACAAAGCACATCCGATGGCGATGATGGCTTCTGCTATCTCCGCTCTTTCTACATTTTATTCTGAACATCTCAATATAAATAATGAAGACGAGTATCAGGTCATGGCAAGACGGATCATCGCCAAGATACCTACTCTAGCCGCTTTTTGTCATAGACGCTCATACGGTCTGCCATTTATATACCCTGATCTCGATCGCTCTTTTACCGAAAACTTTTTATATATGATGCGGGCTTATCCATCCTGTGAACTTGAGATACCTGAGGTCGAAGTAAGAGCACTCGACACTATATTTACGCTTCATGCCGATCATGAACAAAATGCTTCTACTTCAATTGTCAGAGGCGTCGCTTCGACCGGTGCCCATCCATATGCGGCGATATCCGCCGGAGTCAATGCACTTTGGGGAAGAGCCCACGGCGGTGCGAATGAATCGGTAATAGCACAACTGGAATATATAGGAGATGTAGACAATGTCGATGAGTTCATAAAAAAAGCTAAAGACCCGAATGACAAGTTTAAACTGATGGGATTCGGACACAGAGTCTATAAGAATTTTGATCCGCGTGCACAAATACTAAAAAGTCTCTTAGACGAACTAAACACTGAGCTGGGAATCGACAACAAACTTTTGCGAATTGCACAAAAGATAGAAGAGATAGCTCTTACGGATGAATATTTTATACAAAGAAAGCTCTACCCAAATATCGATTTTTACTCAGGTCTTATCCTGACTGCACTCAAGATCCCAAAACCGATGTTCCCCATCATATTTGTCATAGGAAGGACCATAGGATGGATCACACAGTGGATTGAGATCAAACATGACAAAGAGATGAAGATCGCACGACCGAGACAACTTTATGTCGGCAAGACAAATCAAAAGATTTAG
- a CDS encoding 2OG-Fe(II) oxygenase, translating to MIQISEHIFCDDFIHECYMESRLLPNPYLEYPFLIIKNFLTPEECNLVVSEIKESSDVDKAMVKTTLLNSVVAPTVEEEIRKTSIYKLSEYLESIYQENFLMHQPKIEEYFSMALTTATELQALEYKVGDFYIKHADDSSEIIDKEGNTTGFICVAPQRKLTTVLFVSSHETKKNEESLNSFNGGELVFNYLYDEKGDQIKLEPKAGDMVVFLSNPVFSHEVLPVTSGYRATLVQWHNSIS from the coding sequence TTGATACAGATCAGTGAACATATCTTTTGCGATGACTTTATACACGAGTGTTATATGGAAAGTCGTTTACTTCCTAATCCCTACTTAGAATATCCATTTTTGATCATCAAAAACTTTTTAACTCCAGAGGAGTGCAATCTAGTCGTAAGTGAGATAAAAGAGAGTTCGGATGTCGATAAGGCAATGGTAAAGACAACTCTTTTAAACAGTGTCGTTGCACCGACTGTCGAAGAGGAGATAAGAAAGACCTCTATCTACAAACTTTCAGAATATCTTGAGTCTATATATCAGGAAAACTTTCTCATGCATCAACCCAAGATTGAAGAGTATTTTTCTATGGCGTTAACGACTGCTACTGAATTACAGGCACTTGAGTATAAGGTCGGTGATTTTTATATAAAACATGCAGACGATTCAAGCGAGATAATAGATAAAGAGGGAAATACCACCGGTTTTATCTGTGTCGCTCCACAAAGAAAACTTACTACAGTCCTGTTCGTATCTTCCCACGAGACAAAGAAAAATGAAGAGAGCCTAAACAGCTTTAACGGCGGAGAGCTTGTGTTTAACTACCTTTATGATGAAAAAGGCGATCAGATAAAGCTGGAACCAAAAGCCGGAGATATGGTCGTATTTTTAAGTAATCCGGTGTTCAGCCATGAAGTACTGCCTGTCACATCAGGCTATAGAGCCACACTGGTCCAATGGCATAATAGTATAAGTTGA
- a CDS encoding YbgC/FadM family acyl-CoA thioesterase: MKIRVYYEDTDVGGVVFYANYLKFCERARSEAFFERGLSPVMQNGHFVVKELTASYNSSAKLGDILHVKTSLVELKKVSFKLHQEVYRDEEKLFEMDITLAFVDFNGKIKKLEPQNIEVLNLLFV, translated from the coding sequence ATGAAAATAAGAGTCTATTACGAAGATACAGATGTTGGTGGTGTCGTCTTTTATGCTAACTATTTAAAATTTTGTGAAAGAGCCAGAAGTGAAGCTTTCTTTGAGCGCGGCTTGTCACCGGTGATGCAAAACGGCCATTTTGTAGTCAAAGAGCTCACAGCGTCATATAACTCATCTGCAAAACTCGGCGATATCTTACATGTAAAGACATCCCTCGTTGAACTTAAAAAGGTTTCTTTTAAACTGCATCAAGAGGTCTATAGAGATGAAGAGAAGCTTTTTGAGATGGACATCACTCTTGCGTTTGTGGATTTTAACGGAAAGATCAAGAAGTTGGAACCTCAGAATATAGAGGTTCTCAATCTACTGTTCGTCTGA
- a CDS encoding uracil-DNA glycosylase, with protein MLQNLYRLKSLGFEYTDLVSVNQKNLDILPNDINSLHRVISSCHLCDLSKSRKQSMSGYGSGNADLMIVDSIVSSSEDDSASYYAGRAGTSLRKMIENVLELSIDDVFLTHAVKCKPLGSNKPSESELNSCKPYLYKQIEIVQPKVIVTLGEEAYNIFSQTKEEFNSVRGHIIDLKDYKLVPIYHPQFLLRNPSLKKDTLNDLKIIKSLL; from the coding sequence ATGTTGCAAAATCTATATCGGCTTAAATCGTTAGGGTTTGAATACACAGATCTAGTTTCCGTAAATCAAAAAAATCTAGATATTTTACCAAATGATATCAACTCTTTACATAGGGTTATCTCCTCTTGCCATCTTTGCGATCTAAGTAAATCAAGAAAACAGAGCATGAGCGGATACGGAAGCGGTAATGCAGATCTTATGATCGTCGACTCCATCGTATCAAGCAGTGAAGACGACTCGGCTAGCTACTACGCAGGAAGAGCCGGAACATCACTCAGAAAGATGATTGAGAATGTTTTAGAGCTGAGTATTGACGATGTTTTTTTAACACACGCGGTAAAATGTAAGCCTCTGGGTTCTAACAAGCCTTCAGAGTCGGAGTTAAATAGTTGCAAACCCTATCTTTACAAACAGATAGAGATCGTACAACCGAAAGTTATCGTAACTTTAGGAGAAGAGGCTTATAATATCTTTTCTCAAACAAAAGAGGAGTTTAACAGCGTGAGAGGACATATCATAGATCTAAAAGATTATAAACTTGTGCCTATATATCATCCTCAGTTTCTGCTTCGCAATCCATCTTTGAAAAAAGACACGTTAAACGATCTTAAGATAATAAAGAGTCTGTTATGA